ttgGAAGCACATTAACACACATATACCCATGCATGGGAGTGATTAAATACTAAGCAATAAGGGCTGAACCATTAGCAAACAGTTACCTTCCGGCCTTTAGAGAGTTTGTTTTGAGCCTCCAGCTTAGCACGGTACTGTCTACGCCTGAGGATAGCCTGATACTGCTTTGCATTGACAAATATGGGTTCATCCTGCTGAACGTCAAGCGGAAGTGGCACGCGAGGAGATACCGTGCCTAACATTTGGGATTGAACCTGAGGAAAACTTAATGGTAAGGATCTCACAGGGAACATTGGCAGAACACACCAGCTTAAAACAAACACAAGTGTAACCGAAAAAACTTTGTTAATCATGGGCAGCTTGACATAAAAGATAACATTAGGTTTCTTTATAAGAGATAAGTAAAGGTATGGGGACCACATACTTGTACCACTAACCGGAGATGCCTTTGATATTTAATGGCATTTCCGTAAAATGCTAAATACCTACTTGAACCAGTCTGTAACAAGGATCTCATGTTTGGTGTTATAATATTCAAAGTCTTGTCTGAATTTATGATAAACATATGAGTGGACTTTCCTTCTCCCAAGAATAATTTGGCCAAGAAAAAGCAAAGAATCATCAAAGTAAAGCAGATGCAAAGTGATTAGCATAATCCAAAGAACTCTAAAATCGTAAAGAACTTTTCTAGACTTTCGTTATGATCCTTGATAAAAATGCAAAGCCAGCACAAGTTTATCACATCACTAATTCCTTTGaagaaaaagtcaaaaaaagTGCTGATTGAGTCAGTCCAACACCGTTAAGTGCTTTTAGGTGGCATTTCATTTAGTCTAAGTAGTATGTATCAAATATTAAAAATTCTAAATAGTACGTATAAAATATCAAACAAATTGCTCAAAAAATATTGATGAGCAATTATCAAGCTATGAAATAATGTCTACTTTACAGCCAGTTGTGCTAGAATAACGCAAAAGAATTGCTGATAATCACAAAGAAGACAATGTGATAAAACGATCAAATGAAAAAAAGTTCAGTTCTTTTCCTCTGAGTGTCTTAAACAACCACTAGAACCAAATAAGCAGTGCacatcatcaatacaaaataATTGAGCTTTAATTGTACTCACCATGGTTTGATTTCCATAAGCAGCAACTAGACCGTCATGGTAAGGATCCGTATAAGGTACAAAAGCCTACAAAAGACCaataaatacataaataattTACTAGAGATTGCATagaaacagaagtacggaaaaaCTAACTTAATGAACTCACAAAATTTTTCTGATACGTATTGTAAGTCCAACCATGCTCCTGACTTGACACGCTTTGGGAATCATCGGACTTCCCACTACTTCTTAGACTGCCTGTTATGGTCCAAACAGATATCCACAGTATCAGGTTAACAAAGTAGTGAAAATTGAGGGGAAGGGAAATTTGTGGCTGTAAAATAATCAAACTCGCTAACAGCTAGTAAGCCAAATAGGAAATACGATCTGACCAACCTTTACATATCACGTGGGTCATAAAATAGCTAGATGATTTAGATATTAAGAATGTCTGCCCGTTTAAAGGAATGAGAAATAAGGGGCAGCCATGACACAACATTTAGCATGGGCATATCACGTGCATGGACACACATTTGCATATATATCCCCTATGCTATCTGCGGAATAAACTAGGATGTTCAAGCGTAAAGATTTAGTACATGAAGCTTTTATTAGTTAAATGTTTTTGTCAAAGACGAGAAATCATCAGTAGGTCTCCATACATTTGAATCTTTTCCTAAAAACATAAATTTTAACAGGATTGATCGGTCATGAACTTTTA
The nucleotide sequence above comes from Lycium barbarum isolate Lr01 chromosome 3, ASM1917538v2, whole genome shotgun sequence. Encoded proteins:
- the LOC132633499 gene encoding nuclear transcription factor Y subunit A-3-like isoform X3; its protein translation is MPLQAGSLRSSGKSDDSQSVSSQEHGWTYNTYQKNFAFVPYTDPYHDGLVAAYGNQTMVQSQMLGTVSPRVPLPLDVQQDEPIFVNAKQYQAILRRRQYRAKLEAQNKLSKGRKPYLHESRHRHALNRARGPGGRFVNMKKPRESKSPDLINGQDVQVPNELQLNTNMLAPNVHQSESYRGRYSTPGCSGITSGLNT